A DNA window from Hevea brasiliensis isolate MT/VB/25A 57/8 chromosome 2, ASM3005281v1, whole genome shotgun sequence contains the following coding sequences:
- the LOC110644598 gene encoding probable transmembrane GTPase FZO-like, chloroplastic isoform X1: MTPFLPLHVSTSSRFLSHSLPFFTRLPRFKSPSHRTHHFPILSIANNPFQQSIDKDFPTQQQQQPRTLFPGGYKRPEIKVPNIVLQLVPDDVLSGDDALDFIDKAVSKWVGIVVLNGGDGSGKTLYEAACLLKSVVRDRARLLIGERVDIAAAVNASGVVLSDQGLPAIVARNMMMDSKSESIVLPLVARNVQNSRAALNASNSEGADFLIYGLEQDKYFDEKMFSGFADVKIPIFVIYASHRVGTSIMEGLQLLKSGAGGLVMSLEDLRLFNDESFSQFFNTASAVEKKTENEPESLNKLKPSDVENGTNGKKRVAGFVKLEDREKQLIETERSILFECINVIHKAAPQMKEVSLLIDAVSQLDEPFLLAIVGEFNSGKSTVINALLGERYLKEGVVPTTNEITFLRYSKYNSEEPQRCERHPDGQYICFLPAPILKEMNIVDTPGTNVILQRQQRLTEEFVPRSDLLLFVISADRPLTESEVDFLRYTQQWKKKVVFVLNKSDLYQNTSELEEAISFIKENTRNLLSTENVILYPVSARSALEAKLSAASDTKLDYDESLVSESHWKISSFYELERFLYSFLDGSTETGLERMKLKLETPIAIADRILSTCETLMKQKCQYAKQDLTTVTELIDSVKELTMKMEKESITWRRKTSLLIETTKSRVQELIESTLQISNIDLATAYIFKGEKSAMTPAAIRVENDIIGPGVLDAKKQLEEYALWLKSNSSREGKLYQESFEKRWPSFVNSNTQMHLETYELLEKVDDASLKVIENFSAGAASKHFEQEIRELYLGTFGGLGAAGLSASLLTSVLPTTLEDLLALGLCSAGGFIAISNFPSRKQGLMDKVSSIADGLAREIEEAMQKDLLETVVNLENFVKTIGKPYKDASQQRLDKLLDVQNELSDIKEKLRTLQVEIQNLHVS, translated from the exons ATGACACCCTTTCTCCCCCTCCACGTGTCCACTTCCTCTCGTTTCCTATCCCATTCCCTTCCCTTCTTCACCCGTCTCCCTCGCTTCAAATCCCCATCGCACCGAACCCATCATTTCCCTATCCTCTCAATCGCCAACAACCCCTTTCAACAATCAATCGATAAGGACTTCCCAacacagcagcagcagcagccaaGGACGCTTTTTCCTGGGGGTTACAAGCGGCCCGAAATCAAAGTCCCCAACATTGTCCTCCAGCTTGTCCCCGATGACGTTTTGAGTGGCGATGATGCCTTGGATTTCATTGATAAGGCCGTGTCTAAGTGGGTTGGAATCGTGGTCCTCAATGGCGGTGATGGCAGTGGGAAGACACTGTACGAGGCTGCTTGTTTGTTGAAGTCGGTTGTGAGGGATCGTGCGCGTTTGTTGATTGGAGAGCGCGTTGATATCGCTGCTGCTGTTAATGCTAGTGGGGTTGTGCTCTCCGATCAAG GTCTTCCTGCCATTGTGGCAAGAAACATGATGATGGATTCCAAATCTGAATCTATAGTTCTCCCATTGGTAGCTAGAAATGTGCAGAATTCTAGGGCTGCCTTAAATGCATCTAATTCTGAAGGTGCTGATTTCCTTATATATGGTCTTGAACAAGATAAATATTTTGATGAAAAAATGTTCTCTGGATTTGCGGATGTGAAAATACCAATCTTTGTTATTTATGCTTCACATAGAGTGGGTACGTCAATTATGGAGGGATTGCAATTGCTAAAATCTGGTGCTGGTGGTTTAGTTATGTCGTTAGAAGATTTGAGGTTGTTCAATGATGAATCTTTTAGCCAATTTTTCAACACTGCAAGTGCAGTGGAGAAAAAAACAGAAAATGAGCCTGAAAGCCTCAATAAGCTCAAACCATCAGATGTAGAAAATGGTACTAATGGGAAAAAGAGGGTGGCAGGCTTTGTTAAATTGGAGGACAGAGAAAAACAGCTCATAGAAACAGAGAGATCAATATTATTTGAATGCATTAATGTTATTCATAAGGCTGCTCCTCAG ATGAAGGAGGTTTCACTTCTAATTGATGCTGTTTCTCAACTTGATGAGCCATTTTTACTGGCCATAGTG GGTGAATTTAATTCTGGTAAATCAACTGTTATTAATGCACTTCTTGGAGAAAGATACCTTAAAGAGGGTGTTGTTCCGACAACCAATGAGATTACTTTCTTACGCTATTCTAAGTATAATTCTGAAGAGCCACAACGCTGTGAAAGGCATCCCGATGGTCAATATATATGTTTCCTTCCTGCTCCAATTCTTAAGGAA ATGAATATTGTTGATACACCTGGGACTAATGTCATTCTTCAAAGGCAACAACGCCTTACTGAGGAGTTTGTGCCTCGTTCAGATTTGCTTCTGTTTGTCATTTCTGCTGACCGCCCATTAACTGAAAGTGAG GTGGATTTTTTGCGTTATACTCAACAGTGGAAGAAGAAAGTTGTGTTTGTGTTAAATAAATCTGACCTCTATCAGAATACCAGTGAG CTTGAGGAAGCCATATCATTCATCAAGGAGAACACAAGGAATTTGCTGAGCACTGAAAATGTGATATTGTATCCAGTCTCTGCTCGGTCTGCTCTTGAAGCGAAATTGTCTGCTGCTTCTGACACTAAACTAGATTATGACGAATCTTTAGTTTCAGAATCTCATTGGAAGATCAGTAGCTTCTATGAACTTGAGAGGTTCTTATATAGTTTTTTAGATGGCTCAACAGAAACAGGACTGGAAAGGATGAAGCTTAAACTTGAAACGCCAATTGCAATTGCTGATCGAATACTTTCTACTTGTGAAACTCTTATGAAACAAAAATGCCAATATGCCAAGCAGGATCTGACCACTGTAACTGAATTAATTGATAGTGTGAAAGAGTTGACAATGAAGATGGAAAAGGAGAGCATCACTTGGAGAAGAAAAACCTCATTGCtg ATTGAAACAACAAAATCCCGTGTTCAGGAGCTTATTGAATCCACTCTACAAATATCAAATATTGATCTTGCCACAGCATATATTTTTAAAGGGGAAAAATCTGCGATGACTCCCGCAGCCATCAGGGTTGAAAATGATATAATTGGTCCAGGAGTTCTAGATGCAAAA AAACAACTTGAAGAATATGCATTATGGTTAAAATCAAATAGTTCTCGTGAAGGGAAGCTATACCAAGAATCTTTTGAGAAAAGATGGCCTTCATTTGTCAATTCAAACACACAGATGCATTTGGAGACCTATGAGTTACTGGAAAAAGTCGATGACGCCAGCTTGAAAGTGATTGAGAACTTCAGTGCTGGTGCAGCTTCCAAGCATTTTGAACAGGAAATCCGTGAATTG taCTTGGGAACATTTGGTGGACTAGGAGCTGCTGGTTTATCAGCCTCTCTTCTGACATCTGTGCTACCTACAACTTTAGAAGATCTTCTTGCTCTTGGCCTTTGTTCTGCTGGAGG GTTTATAGCAATTTCAAATTTCCCATCCCGCAAGCAAGGCTTAATGGACAAGGTAAGTAGCATTGCAGATGGGTTGGCACGCGAAATTGAAGAGGCAATGCAGAAAGATCTCTTGGAAACTGTTGTGAACTTAGAGAACTTTGTGAAAACAATTGGCAAGCCTTATAAAGATGCATCACAACAAAGACTAGACAAGCTTTTAGATGTTCAAAATGAATTATCAGACATCAAGGAAAAACTTAGAACACTGCAAGTTGAAATACAGAATCTTCATGTATCATGA
- the LOC110644598 gene encoding probable transmembrane GTPase FZO-like, chloroplastic isoform X2, with amino-acid sequence MTPFLPLHVSTSSRFLSHSLPFFTRLPRFKSPSHRTHHFPILSIANNPFQQSIDKDFPTQQQQQPRTLFPGGYKRPEIKVPNIVLQLVPDDVLSGDDALDFIDKAVSKWVGIVVLNGGDGSGKTLYEAACLLKSVVRDRARLLIGERVDIAAAVNASGVVLSDQGLPAIVARNMMMDSKSESIVLPLVARNVQNSRAALNASNSEGADFLIYGLEQDKYFDEKMFSGFADVKIPIFVIYASHRVGTSIMEGLQLLKSGAGGLVMSLEDLRLFNDESFSQFFNTASAVEKKTENEPESLNKLKPSDVENGTNGKKRVAGFVKLEDREKQLIETERSILFECINVIHKAAPQMKEVSLLIDAVSQLDEPFLLAIVGEFNSGKSTVINALLGERYLKEGVVPTTNEITFLRYSKYNSEEPQRCERHPDGQYICFLPAPILKEMNIVDTPGTNVILQRQQRLTEEFVPRSDLLLFVISADRPLTESEVDFLRYTQQWKKKVVFVLNKSDLYQNTSELEEAISFIKENTRNLLSTENVILYPVSARSALEAKLSAASDTKLDYDESLVSESHWKISSFYELERFLYSFLDGSTETGLERMKLKLETPIAIADRILSTCETLMKQKCQYAKQDLTTVTELIDSVKELTMKMEKESITWRRKTSLLKQLEEYALWLKSNSSREGKLYQESFEKRWPSFVNSNTQMHLETYELLEKVDDASLKVIENFSAGAASKHFEQEIRELYLGTFGGLGAAGLSASLLTSVLPTTLEDLLALGLCSAGGFIAISNFPSRKQGLMDKVSSIADGLAREIEEAMQKDLLETVVNLENFVKTIGKPYKDASQQRLDKLLDVQNELSDIKEKLRTLQVEIQNLHVS; translated from the exons ATGACACCCTTTCTCCCCCTCCACGTGTCCACTTCCTCTCGTTTCCTATCCCATTCCCTTCCCTTCTTCACCCGTCTCCCTCGCTTCAAATCCCCATCGCACCGAACCCATCATTTCCCTATCCTCTCAATCGCCAACAACCCCTTTCAACAATCAATCGATAAGGACTTCCCAacacagcagcagcagcagccaaGGACGCTTTTTCCTGGGGGTTACAAGCGGCCCGAAATCAAAGTCCCCAACATTGTCCTCCAGCTTGTCCCCGATGACGTTTTGAGTGGCGATGATGCCTTGGATTTCATTGATAAGGCCGTGTCTAAGTGGGTTGGAATCGTGGTCCTCAATGGCGGTGATGGCAGTGGGAAGACACTGTACGAGGCTGCTTGTTTGTTGAAGTCGGTTGTGAGGGATCGTGCGCGTTTGTTGATTGGAGAGCGCGTTGATATCGCTGCTGCTGTTAATGCTAGTGGGGTTGTGCTCTCCGATCAAG GTCTTCCTGCCATTGTGGCAAGAAACATGATGATGGATTCCAAATCTGAATCTATAGTTCTCCCATTGGTAGCTAGAAATGTGCAGAATTCTAGGGCTGCCTTAAATGCATCTAATTCTGAAGGTGCTGATTTCCTTATATATGGTCTTGAACAAGATAAATATTTTGATGAAAAAATGTTCTCTGGATTTGCGGATGTGAAAATACCAATCTTTGTTATTTATGCTTCACATAGAGTGGGTACGTCAATTATGGAGGGATTGCAATTGCTAAAATCTGGTGCTGGTGGTTTAGTTATGTCGTTAGAAGATTTGAGGTTGTTCAATGATGAATCTTTTAGCCAATTTTTCAACACTGCAAGTGCAGTGGAGAAAAAAACAGAAAATGAGCCTGAAAGCCTCAATAAGCTCAAACCATCAGATGTAGAAAATGGTACTAATGGGAAAAAGAGGGTGGCAGGCTTTGTTAAATTGGAGGACAGAGAAAAACAGCTCATAGAAACAGAGAGATCAATATTATTTGAATGCATTAATGTTATTCATAAGGCTGCTCCTCAG ATGAAGGAGGTTTCACTTCTAATTGATGCTGTTTCTCAACTTGATGAGCCATTTTTACTGGCCATAGTG GGTGAATTTAATTCTGGTAAATCAACTGTTATTAATGCACTTCTTGGAGAAAGATACCTTAAAGAGGGTGTTGTTCCGACAACCAATGAGATTACTTTCTTACGCTATTCTAAGTATAATTCTGAAGAGCCACAACGCTGTGAAAGGCATCCCGATGGTCAATATATATGTTTCCTTCCTGCTCCAATTCTTAAGGAA ATGAATATTGTTGATACACCTGGGACTAATGTCATTCTTCAAAGGCAACAACGCCTTACTGAGGAGTTTGTGCCTCGTTCAGATTTGCTTCTGTTTGTCATTTCTGCTGACCGCCCATTAACTGAAAGTGAG GTGGATTTTTTGCGTTATACTCAACAGTGGAAGAAGAAAGTTGTGTTTGTGTTAAATAAATCTGACCTCTATCAGAATACCAGTGAG CTTGAGGAAGCCATATCATTCATCAAGGAGAACACAAGGAATTTGCTGAGCACTGAAAATGTGATATTGTATCCAGTCTCTGCTCGGTCTGCTCTTGAAGCGAAATTGTCTGCTGCTTCTGACACTAAACTAGATTATGACGAATCTTTAGTTTCAGAATCTCATTGGAAGATCAGTAGCTTCTATGAACTTGAGAGGTTCTTATATAGTTTTTTAGATGGCTCAACAGAAACAGGACTGGAAAGGATGAAGCTTAAACTTGAAACGCCAATTGCAATTGCTGATCGAATACTTTCTACTTGTGAAACTCTTATGAAACAAAAATGCCAATATGCCAAGCAGGATCTGACCACTGTAACTGAATTAATTGATAGTGTGAAAGAGTTGACAATGAAGATGGAAAAGGAGAGCATCACTTGGAGAAGAAAAACCTCATTGCtg AAACAACTTGAAGAATATGCATTATGGTTAAAATCAAATAGTTCTCGTGAAGGGAAGCTATACCAAGAATCTTTTGAGAAAAGATGGCCTTCATTTGTCAATTCAAACACACAGATGCATTTGGAGACCTATGAGTTACTGGAAAAAGTCGATGACGCCAGCTTGAAAGTGATTGAGAACTTCAGTGCTGGTGCAGCTTCCAAGCATTTTGAACAGGAAATCCGTGAATTG taCTTGGGAACATTTGGTGGACTAGGAGCTGCTGGTTTATCAGCCTCTCTTCTGACATCTGTGCTACCTACAACTTTAGAAGATCTTCTTGCTCTTGGCCTTTGTTCTGCTGGAGG GTTTATAGCAATTTCAAATTTCCCATCCCGCAAGCAAGGCTTAATGGACAAGGTAAGTAGCATTGCAGATGGGTTGGCACGCGAAATTGAAGAGGCAATGCAGAAAGATCTCTTGGAAACTGTTGTGAACTTAGAGAACTTTGTGAAAACAATTGGCAAGCCTTATAAAGATGCATCACAACAAAGACTAGACAAGCTTTTAGATGTTCAAAATGAATTATCAGACATCAAGGAAAAACTTAGAACACTGCAAGTTGAAATACAGAATCTTCATGTATCATGA
- the LOC110644598 gene encoding probable transmembrane GTPase FZO-like, chloroplastic isoform X4, whose protein sequence is MMMDSKSESIVLPLVARNVQNSRAALNASNSEGADFLIYGLEQDKYFDEKMFSGFADVKIPIFVIYASHRVGTSIMEGLQLLKSGAGGLVMSLEDLRLFNDESFSQFFNTASAVEKKTENEPESLNKLKPSDVENGTNGKKRVAGFVKLEDREKQLIETERSILFECINVIHKAAPQMKEVSLLIDAVSQLDEPFLLAIVGEFNSGKSTVINALLGERYLKEGVVPTTNEITFLRYSKYNSEEPQRCERHPDGQYICFLPAPILKEMNIVDTPGTNVILQRQQRLTEEFVPRSDLLLFVISADRPLTESEVDFLRYTQQWKKKVVFVLNKSDLYQNTSELEEAISFIKENTRNLLSTENVILYPVSARSALEAKLSAASDTKLDYDESLVSESHWKISSFYELERFLYSFLDGSTETGLERMKLKLETPIAIADRILSTCETLMKQKCQYAKQDLTTVTELIDSVKELTMKMEKESITWRRKTSLLIETTKSRVQELIESTLQISNIDLATAYIFKGEKSAMTPAAIRVENDIIGPGVLDAKKQLEEYALWLKSNSSREGKLYQESFEKRWPSFVNSNTQMHLETYELLEKVDDASLKVIENFSAGAASKHFEQEIRELYLGTFGGLGAAGLSASLLTSVLPTTLEDLLALGLCSAGGFIAISNFPSRKQGLMDKVSSIADGLAREIEEAMQKDLLETVVNLENFVKTIGKPYKDASQQRLDKLLDVQNELSDIKEKLRTLQVEIQNLHVS, encoded by the exons ATGATGATGGATTCCAAATCTGAATCTATAGTTCTCCCATTGGTAGCTAGAAATGTGCAGAATTCTAGGGCTGCCTTAAATGCATCTAATTCTGAAGGTGCTGATTTCCTTATATATGGTCTTGAACAAGATAAATATTTTGATGAAAAAATGTTCTCTGGATTTGCGGATGTGAAAATACCAATCTTTGTTATTTATGCTTCACATAGAGTGGGTACGTCAATTATGGAGGGATTGCAATTGCTAAAATCTGGTGCTGGTGGTTTAGTTATGTCGTTAGAAGATTTGAGGTTGTTCAATGATGAATCTTTTAGCCAATTTTTCAACACTGCAAGTGCAGTGGAGAAAAAAACAGAAAATGAGCCTGAAAGCCTCAATAAGCTCAAACCATCAGATGTAGAAAATGGTACTAATGGGAAAAAGAGGGTGGCAGGCTTTGTTAAATTGGAGGACAGAGAAAAACAGCTCATAGAAACAGAGAGATCAATATTATTTGAATGCATTAATGTTATTCATAAGGCTGCTCCTCAG ATGAAGGAGGTTTCACTTCTAATTGATGCTGTTTCTCAACTTGATGAGCCATTTTTACTGGCCATAGTG GGTGAATTTAATTCTGGTAAATCAACTGTTATTAATGCACTTCTTGGAGAAAGATACCTTAAAGAGGGTGTTGTTCCGACAACCAATGAGATTACTTTCTTACGCTATTCTAAGTATAATTCTGAAGAGCCACAACGCTGTGAAAGGCATCCCGATGGTCAATATATATGTTTCCTTCCTGCTCCAATTCTTAAGGAA ATGAATATTGTTGATACACCTGGGACTAATGTCATTCTTCAAAGGCAACAACGCCTTACTGAGGAGTTTGTGCCTCGTTCAGATTTGCTTCTGTTTGTCATTTCTGCTGACCGCCCATTAACTGAAAGTGAG GTGGATTTTTTGCGTTATACTCAACAGTGGAAGAAGAAAGTTGTGTTTGTGTTAAATAAATCTGACCTCTATCAGAATACCAGTGAG CTTGAGGAAGCCATATCATTCATCAAGGAGAACACAAGGAATTTGCTGAGCACTGAAAATGTGATATTGTATCCAGTCTCTGCTCGGTCTGCTCTTGAAGCGAAATTGTCTGCTGCTTCTGACACTAAACTAGATTATGACGAATCTTTAGTTTCAGAATCTCATTGGAAGATCAGTAGCTTCTATGAACTTGAGAGGTTCTTATATAGTTTTTTAGATGGCTCAACAGAAACAGGACTGGAAAGGATGAAGCTTAAACTTGAAACGCCAATTGCAATTGCTGATCGAATACTTTCTACTTGTGAAACTCTTATGAAACAAAAATGCCAATATGCCAAGCAGGATCTGACCACTGTAACTGAATTAATTGATAGTGTGAAAGAGTTGACAATGAAGATGGAAAAGGAGAGCATCACTTGGAGAAGAAAAACCTCATTGCtg ATTGAAACAACAAAATCCCGTGTTCAGGAGCTTATTGAATCCACTCTACAAATATCAAATATTGATCTTGCCACAGCATATATTTTTAAAGGGGAAAAATCTGCGATGACTCCCGCAGCCATCAGGGTTGAAAATGATATAATTGGTCCAGGAGTTCTAGATGCAAAA AAACAACTTGAAGAATATGCATTATGGTTAAAATCAAATAGTTCTCGTGAAGGGAAGCTATACCAAGAATCTTTTGAGAAAAGATGGCCTTCATTTGTCAATTCAAACACACAGATGCATTTGGAGACCTATGAGTTACTGGAAAAAGTCGATGACGCCAGCTTGAAAGTGATTGAGAACTTCAGTGCTGGTGCAGCTTCCAAGCATTTTGAACAGGAAATCCGTGAATTG taCTTGGGAACATTTGGTGGACTAGGAGCTGCTGGTTTATCAGCCTCTCTTCTGACATCTGTGCTACCTACAACTTTAGAAGATCTTCTTGCTCTTGGCCTTTGTTCTGCTGGAGG GTTTATAGCAATTTCAAATTTCCCATCCCGCAAGCAAGGCTTAATGGACAAGGTAAGTAGCATTGCAGATGGGTTGGCACGCGAAATTGAAGAGGCAATGCAGAAAGATCTCTTGGAAACTGTTGTGAACTTAGAGAACTTTGTGAAAACAATTGGCAAGCCTTATAAAGATGCATCACAACAAAGACTAGACAAGCTTTTAGATGTTCAAAATGAATTATCAGACATCAAGGAAAAACTTAGAACACTGCAAGTTGAAATACAGAATCTTCATGTATCATGA
- the LOC110644598 gene encoding probable transmembrane GTPase FZO-like, chloroplastic isoform X3, producing the protein MTPFLPLHVSTSSRFLSHSLPFFTRLPRFKSPSHRTHHFPILSIANNPFQQSIDKDFPTQQQQQPRTLFPGGYKRPEIKVPNIVLQLVPDDVLSGDDALDFIDKAVSKWVGIVVLNGGDGSGKTLYEAACLLKSVVRDRARLLIGERVDIAAAVNASGVVLSDQGLPAIVARNMMMDSKSESIVLPLVARNVQNSRAALNASNSEGADFLIYGLEQDKYFDEKMFSGFADVKIPIFVIYASHRVGTSIMEGLQLLKSGAGGLVMSLEDLRLFNDESFSQFFNTASAVEKKTENEPESLNKLKPSDVENGTNGKKRVAGFVKLEDREKQLIETERSILFECINVIHKAAPQMKEVSLLIDAVSQLDEPFLLAIVGEFNSGKSTVINALLGERYLKEGVVPTTNEITFLRYSKYNSEEPQRCERHPDGQYICFLPAPILKEMNIVDTPGTNVILQRQQRLTEEFVPRSDLLLFVISADRPLTESEVDFLRYTQQWKKKVVFVLNKSDLYQNTSELEEAISFIKENTRNLLSTENVILYPVSARSALEAKLSAASDTKLDYDESLVSESHWKISSFYELERFLYSFLDGSTETGLERMKLKLETPIAIADRILSTCETLMKQKCQYAKQDLTTVTELIDSVKELTMKMEKESITWRRKTSLLIETTKSRVQELIESTLQISNIDLATAYIFKGEKSAMTPAAIRVENDIIGPGVLDAKKQLEEYALWLKSNSSREGKLYQESFEKRWPSFVNSNTQMHLETYELLEKVDDASLKVIENFSAGAASKHFEQEIRELVYSNFKFPIPQARLNGQGK; encoded by the exons ATGACACCCTTTCTCCCCCTCCACGTGTCCACTTCCTCTCGTTTCCTATCCCATTCCCTTCCCTTCTTCACCCGTCTCCCTCGCTTCAAATCCCCATCGCACCGAACCCATCATTTCCCTATCCTCTCAATCGCCAACAACCCCTTTCAACAATCAATCGATAAGGACTTCCCAacacagcagcagcagcagccaaGGACGCTTTTTCCTGGGGGTTACAAGCGGCCCGAAATCAAAGTCCCCAACATTGTCCTCCAGCTTGTCCCCGATGACGTTTTGAGTGGCGATGATGCCTTGGATTTCATTGATAAGGCCGTGTCTAAGTGGGTTGGAATCGTGGTCCTCAATGGCGGTGATGGCAGTGGGAAGACACTGTACGAGGCTGCTTGTTTGTTGAAGTCGGTTGTGAGGGATCGTGCGCGTTTGTTGATTGGAGAGCGCGTTGATATCGCTGCTGCTGTTAATGCTAGTGGGGTTGTGCTCTCCGATCAAG GTCTTCCTGCCATTGTGGCAAGAAACATGATGATGGATTCCAAATCTGAATCTATAGTTCTCCCATTGGTAGCTAGAAATGTGCAGAATTCTAGGGCTGCCTTAAATGCATCTAATTCTGAAGGTGCTGATTTCCTTATATATGGTCTTGAACAAGATAAATATTTTGATGAAAAAATGTTCTCTGGATTTGCGGATGTGAAAATACCAATCTTTGTTATTTATGCTTCACATAGAGTGGGTACGTCAATTATGGAGGGATTGCAATTGCTAAAATCTGGTGCTGGTGGTTTAGTTATGTCGTTAGAAGATTTGAGGTTGTTCAATGATGAATCTTTTAGCCAATTTTTCAACACTGCAAGTGCAGTGGAGAAAAAAACAGAAAATGAGCCTGAAAGCCTCAATAAGCTCAAACCATCAGATGTAGAAAATGGTACTAATGGGAAAAAGAGGGTGGCAGGCTTTGTTAAATTGGAGGACAGAGAAAAACAGCTCATAGAAACAGAGAGATCAATATTATTTGAATGCATTAATGTTATTCATAAGGCTGCTCCTCAG ATGAAGGAGGTTTCACTTCTAATTGATGCTGTTTCTCAACTTGATGAGCCATTTTTACTGGCCATAGTG GGTGAATTTAATTCTGGTAAATCAACTGTTATTAATGCACTTCTTGGAGAAAGATACCTTAAAGAGGGTGTTGTTCCGACAACCAATGAGATTACTTTCTTACGCTATTCTAAGTATAATTCTGAAGAGCCACAACGCTGTGAAAGGCATCCCGATGGTCAATATATATGTTTCCTTCCTGCTCCAATTCTTAAGGAA ATGAATATTGTTGATACACCTGGGACTAATGTCATTCTTCAAAGGCAACAACGCCTTACTGAGGAGTTTGTGCCTCGTTCAGATTTGCTTCTGTTTGTCATTTCTGCTGACCGCCCATTAACTGAAAGTGAG GTGGATTTTTTGCGTTATACTCAACAGTGGAAGAAGAAAGTTGTGTTTGTGTTAAATAAATCTGACCTCTATCAGAATACCAGTGAG CTTGAGGAAGCCATATCATTCATCAAGGAGAACACAAGGAATTTGCTGAGCACTGAAAATGTGATATTGTATCCAGTCTCTGCTCGGTCTGCTCTTGAAGCGAAATTGTCTGCTGCTTCTGACACTAAACTAGATTATGACGAATCTTTAGTTTCAGAATCTCATTGGAAGATCAGTAGCTTCTATGAACTTGAGAGGTTCTTATATAGTTTTTTAGATGGCTCAACAGAAACAGGACTGGAAAGGATGAAGCTTAAACTTGAAACGCCAATTGCAATTGCTGATCGAATACTTTCTACTTGTGAAACTCTTATGAAACAAAAATGCCAATATGCCAAGCAGGATCTGACCACTGTAACTGAATTAATTGATAGTGTGAAAGAGTTGACAATGAAGATGGAAAAGGAGAGCATCACTTGGAGAAGAAAAACCTCATTGCtg ATTGAAACAACAAAATCCCGTGTTCAGGAGCTTATTGAATCCACTCTACAAATATCAAATATTGATCTTGCCACAGCATATATTTTTAAAGGGGAAAAATCTGCGATGACTCCCGCAGCCATCAGGGTTGAAAATGATATAATTGGTCCAGGAGTTCTAGATGCAAAA AAACAACTTGAAGAATATGCATTATGGTTAAAATCAAATAGTTCTCGTGAAGGGAAGCTATACCAAGAATCTTTTGAGAAAAGATGGCCTTCATTTGTCAATTCAAACACACAGATGCATTTGGAGACCTATGAGTTACTGGAAAAAGTCGATGACGCCAGCTTGAAAGTGATTGAGAACTTCAGTGCTGGTGCAGCTTCCAAGCATTTTGAACAGGAAATCCGTGAATTG GTTTATAGCAATTTCAAATTTCCCATCCCGCAAGCAAGGCTTAATGGACAAGGTAAGTAG